In the genome of Hevea brasiliensis isolate MT/VB/25A 57/8 chromosome 14, ASM3005281v1, whole genome shotgun sequence, the window AAAGTTATCATCgattgccttccatagaccttgCAGAATCAAGGAagatttgattttaatcttccATAGACTGAAACTTGATCCACTATTAAATTTCTCCACCTCATACTTCATTGAAGACAACGCTATCTGTAAACCCTAGATTGCACTCGCAAAGCTCTGATATCAATTTGTTATAACAGGAACGTAAATCTACGGCACACATACAATCACacaatataaaaaaagaaaagaaaaataatgcaAGATTAGGTGGTTCGAATGTAAAGTTTACATCTACGGACAAGATAAAAgaaaaaagtttcactatgataaAAAAGACAACATACAATCACTCATAACTCTTAAATCCTGACTATAATGTGTTTCTtgaatatctcataattttaccgcaaaaggtagaatattacaatagtTATAATAGTCCATACCGCAAGGGCGTCAACCCGTGCCCTCTGCTATCACcataaattttactttttatttcaATTGGATCACAAAGTGAGACTTTCAGGTCCGGTCACAATTCAGATCCATAAAGACATATCCAAAATTCATGCTACATAAAGATAACAGCCTCTTCAAAGATTCTAAATTCCCCAAGTTCTTTGGCAGTCCATTGAAATTCACGCATTTACTTACTTTAAGTTCTATTTCTATAAGAGATTTGAGATTGCAAATGGTGTCGAGAAGACATGATAATTTTGAGCATCCAATAAATCAAGTTCATAGGGACATTTCAAGACACCTAAGCTACTTGGAATACTCTTGATGCTCATACATGAATTCAACTCCAGTTCACAAAGTTGAGACAGACACCCGATTGACGACGAAATCTCAACCAAATTTGTACAGCCACTCAAAATTAAAACCTCGAGTTTTGGGGAATTAGACAAGTCTGGAATTCTGATTAGATCCACAGAGTTCGCCAGTTCAATAACCTTCAAATTTACAGCAGCCTGCATATGAATAAATTAGTATATTGGAACTTCATACAAAATGTATATGTGGAAGGAAGAGATATTTTACCTGATCTTCGTTCCAAAGTTGTTTAAGTTGACTTCTGGGCATGCGAGATGGCAAAGATTTCAAAGGATATTTTGGCCATTCCAAATATCTCAGCTCTTGGGGGAGAGATTTAAGGCGTTTAGTAAGGACTACTTTGACTTGATCATGCCCAAAAGAGTAGAATTTGAGTAATCTGAGATTACGCATTTTCACGAAAGCTGTAGAACTTAGTTCCATAAATCCAATCTCGTTCATGTTTGCTGAAATGCTTTCAACTTTTTCAGTCCCCTAACAAAATAAAACAAGAGAAAATAAGCATAAACCTCAATCACAAGGTGAGAAAGAAAGCAACGTATTTGGTTCTTACCATATCTTTTGTCAAAACTTTGTATATATCCTTAGATTTATACAATCTGCTTCGTTTTCCAATCTCTTTCTCCTCACCAACAATATCTTTACCCATTTGTTGTACTAAGTCATGCATCTCCAACCTATTTCTCTTCGAAATGCTGATGAGAGACTTATCAATGAGGCGACTTATTCCACATTTTGCAAAAAATCCACAACCTTCTAATATACTTATTGCTCTATTTTTATCCCACCATTTGAAGAAGCATGCTACATCAAGGAATATTTCTTTTTCGTCTGGGTCTAAGTCATCGTAACTAATTCTTAATATTTCTTGAATTTTTCTGTCAGGAATATCTTTTAGTTTCTCCAATTTATCTTCCCATTCTTCTGTTCTCTTGCCAAATTTGGAACCCAAAACTTTAAGAGCTAGTGGATTACCGTCAGCATAACCAATTGCCTTGCGTGACAACTGCATATACTCTTTCTTCACAAAATTTGGTTTGAAGGCATGGAAACTAAATAGCTGAAGAGCTTCATCATCATTCAATTTCTTGACTTCATATATTTCAGCGCTTACATTCTTAAGCAATTGTTTATCTCTACTTGTTAAAATAATTCTGCTTCCTGGACCAAAAACAACATGCTTTCCTATTAAGAATTCAACTAGCTCCAAATCACTCACATCATCAAGAATAATGAGAAATTTTTGACGTGAGAGCCTTCTCTTGATGGCAGAGGATAACATAGAAGGCATCCCTATATTTAAACCTTCATTGTTTAATACTTTAGAAAGAATTTCACATTGTAGATTATCTGGTGTATATTTTTGTAATTGTTCCCTCACATTTGCAATAAAACACCCACCTTGAAATTGATTGCAAATTTGCTCAAATAATTTGCTAGCAATAGTTGTTTTTCCTATGCCTCCCATTCCCCAAATTCCAATGCATCGCACATCTACTAACTCGAGGCATAATAGCTCTTGAACATCCTTGACACGGGAGTTAATTCCCACCAAGCCATCCTTGCAAGAGTCACTTGGAATCAAATGATCATTCAGTTTTTTTGAGATGTGACTGATAATTTTCTCAATTAGTTTAGATTCTGGCTTGATCATGTATAAACAATGAAAATTAATGTGtgaaaatcaatatgaaaaaaattaataaatactaaGTACTAGAGCCaaatattttattgtatttttattttatccacaatttttaattttaacaaacttTCTCCAATCACAAAAACACAAAATAAGCACAAACACACATATGTAGAACTTACTTGGTAGTCCGTGAATCCCAGCCTGAGAGGTTGCTTATTGTCCTCAAAGCATTGACCCAAGTGTCTAGCTTGTTTGAATCGTAATTGGATTCTTCTTTGTGCTTGACAAGTGCATCGCCATAGCTCCTTTAACATCTTGAACATCGCTTGGATCTACACGGTAGAAAACCAGTAAGATCAATTGTTCATCTTTAGTACTTGGCTCTCTTTCCATCTTGGAAGGGGAGGTTCATCTTCCTCGTTTTCATTATTTAGTTCTAGGCTTTCTTTCAATCTTTGAAGGAGAGTTGGTTGCTTTTCCTCGTCCCCCTCATCTCGATTTTTCCTCTTTTATGTTTGAATATTGGATGAACTCCACATTTAACTATCACATCCTCACTTCTTACCTTGTCAGCTCCATCATTGTCATAATATTCGGTGAAGAATTGAAATGAGGCCTTGCTGAAACACTCATTGGAATCCAGAGAGATTGAACTACGCCAAAGGAACACGTTTTCTGATTGGAATTTCAGTTGATAATCATACCATGACATATAGAATTTGTCGTGACGGCTACATCCAGACTCGCTTGTGAACAAAGCCATACATCCAATTTTTGTATAAACGATAGAAGGATGAATTTTGGGTTCAAGTACGGCGAAGAAGGAGAGCCCCATCAAGTCATGCCGGTCAAGTGAGAAAGACAAAGAAGATCCTCTTTTATTCTGATACCTAATCCTCTGTGGAGCTTCACTTCCGGCAATTTGTAACCTTGCACCACCATAATTGGGCTGTACCAAGAaaatcataaaagaaaaagataagTTCATAAAATTATTATGATAATTAGAGAAAATTATGACTGTTTTCTAAAGCCAGAGAGAGACCCGAAGATGATTTGCTGCCAAcacattttctataatttttctacATGCACCTTCATCTAAACTGATGGAATTACTGAAATATAAATGGCGGAACCAATGGTTATTTTCTGGGAGTGGGAACACAATTGATGCTGATTCCAAAGACGTGCAGTTTGATGCATACAAATTAATCAGAGATGACAGTGAGAGCTCTGGTAAATATTTAAGTCTCTTGCAATCTCTTAAATCAAGCTTCCTTAGCATAGAAAGTTGTTTGATGCTTTCAGGTATAAACTCGATATTATTTCCACGTAAATTTATTGTTTCCAATGATGTTAGCGAGCCGAGACTGTCGTGAAGTTGTAACATCTGACAGTTGTTTAAAGTAAGATATCCTAGTCTGCTCAAACCTGTCAAAGAAGGCAATATTAAGCCTTTACATCTAGAGCAATCCAATGCTTCCAAGTGCCTCAATTGATTCTTGGAGGATGGTAATTTTGTTATTCCACTTTCATCTGCACAAAGCCACTTCAAAGATTCTAAATTCCCCAAGTTCTCTGGCAGTCCATTGAGATTCACACATCCACTTACTTTAAGTGTCGTAAGAGATTTGAGATTGCAAATGGTGTCTGGAAGACTTGCTAGTTTTGAGCATCCACCGAAATCAAGTTCATGGAGAAATTTTGACTCACCAATGCTACTTGGAATACTCTTGAGGCTCATGCATGATTTCAACTGCAATTCACGAAGTTGACAGAGACACCCTTTTGACAAGGGAATCTCAACCAATTTTGTACGGCCTTCAAAATCTAAAACCTCGAGTTTCTGTCATTCCATAGCTGTTTAAGTTTACTTCTGGGCATGTGAAGTTCAACAAGATTCTCTGGACCAAAAATTGATGGTAAGGATGTCAAAGGATATTGTTCCCATTCCAAATATCTCAGCTCGTCAGGGAGAGATTCATGGCCCTTCGGAAGGACTACTTTGACTTGGTCATGGTTAAAAGAGTAGAATTTAAGTAATCTAAGATTATGCATTCTCACGAAAGCTGTAGAACTTAGTTCCATGTATCTAATCTCGGACATGTTTGCTGAAATGCCTTCAACTCTTTCGGTCGCCTAACAAAATAAAACAAGAGCAACTAAGGATAAACTATAAGATTTCTTCTAAACCTTTattaaaaagagagagagagagagagagagagagagagagagagagagagagagaaagccaATATATTTGGTTCTTACCACATCTTTTGTTAATACTTTGTATATATCCTTAGAATTACACAATCTACTTCGTTTTCCAATCTCTTTCTCCTCACCAACAATATCTTTACCCATTTGTTGTGCCAAGTCATGCATCACCAACTCATTTCTATTTGAAATGCTTATGAGAGACTTATCAATGAGGTTGCTTATTCCACATTTTGCATAGAAACCACAACCTTCTAATATACTTATGACTCTATCTTTATCATGCCATTTCAAGAAGCATGCAATGTCAAGAAATATTTCCTTTTCATCTTGGCCTAGGTTGTCATAACTAATTCTCaatattttttgaattttcttgtcagaaacatcTTTTAGTTTCTCAATTTATCTTCCCATTCTTCCAAAGTCTTCTCAAATAAATTGGAGCCCAAAACTTTAAGAGCTAGTGGATTGCCACTAGCATAATCGATTGCCTTGCGTGACAACTTCATAAACTCTTTCTTCACAAAATTTTGTTTAAAGGCATGGAAACTGAATAGCTCAAGAGCTTCATGATCATTCAATTTCTTGACTTTATATATTTCGGTACCCACATTCTTGAGCAACTGTTTATCTCTACTTGTTACAATAATTCTACTTCCTGAACCAATAACAACATGCTTTCCTATTAAGAAGTCAATTGACACCAAAGTCACGTCACTCACATCATCAAGAATAATGAGGATTTTTTTGTTGTGAGAGCTTTCTCTTGATAGAAGAGGACAAAATAGAGGGTATCCCTGTATTTAAACCTACACTGCTCAATACATCAGAAAGAATTTCACGTTGTAGATTATCTGATGTATACTTTTCTAATTTTTCCCTTACATTTGCAATAAAGCATCTACCTTGAAATTGATTCCAAATTCGCTCAAATATCTTGCTAGCAATTGTTGTTTTTCCTATCCCACCCATTCCCCAAATTCCAATACGTCGTACATCTACTAACTCAAGGCATAATAACTCTTCAACATCCTTGACACGTGAGTTAATTCCCACCAAGCCATCGTTCCAATAATCACTTGAAATTACAAGATCATCTAGCTTTTTCAAGGTGTGATTGACAATTTGCTCAATTAATTTAGAGTCCGGCCTGACCATAtatggaaaaaaaattaataactataAAAACTATAAAGAAGATCATGCAACAAAAAAGATTAATGACTATAAGAGCAAaatcttttattgtattttagcTTTATccacaattttttattttaacaaaatttccCTAATCACCAAAAACACAGAATAAACTATTTTTTTATTTGGTCAAGAGAAaactcaaaataaaaattatacaaaTTTGTTTTATATCTTAACAAATTAAAAACTTACTTAATATTCTCAGCAACAAAGCTGGAGAGGTTGCTTATTTTCTTCAAAGCGCTGATCCAAGCGTCCAGCTTGTTCGAATTGTTGTTGGATTCTTTTTTGTGCTTGACAATTGCATCGCAATAACTCCCTTCCAGCTCTTGAACATGGGTTGGATTTATACCGTAAAAAACTGGTATGATTATTTGCTTCCTCTCTATATTGCATTCAAGTATTTTTACTAGCTCATCCAAACACCATGAAGAGTATGCATAATTCTCTGAAAAAATGACAATTGAGACGTAGGATTCTTCAATTTTCGCCAATAGGGATGATAAGATGTCTTCTCCTCTCTCAAGGTTTTCATCCACAAATGCATATATTTGGTTTTGTTTCAATTCTTTTTGGAGATGGCTGAGAAAACCTTCACGGATATCTTTGCCATAGAAACTAATGAACACATCATGTTTCTTCAATCGAGGGGCGAGGGcacaagaagaaaaggaagaagaagaagccaTGATTACAAGAGCAAAGCTAACTTCTAAACAATGAAAGAAGATATCTATGTATCCATAAAAAGCGTGAACGAGGTGTTTTCATGGTGCTCATAAGTGTCATTCTATTTCAAGATATTGTATGTGATATTGTTTATTATATTGTCACGTGATTCtttctattaaaatttttttaattaattaatttttaattaatatttatttaattattaacttttataaattttttatttaattttttttaaaattctttaatattttattttattataattatatatcaaatgtaattataattaatatattaattttttatattttattattattaatttttaacaaaattattttcaaattttctttaaatatttatatttttatatataaattatctcttaattatatttttatatagaaataaaattttaaaaataaattacaaatatgattacatgaaaaATTTAGCTataaaaaatgattaaaaaaattaaagttataatatcaaaattatgggATTTgtcttttgaaaaataatatgtatttttaatatttattatattaataaaaaataataatattttaaaattttaatttttataaaatatatttattttatatcataaatttatataaagtgaTAATATTTTTgtgaaagaattattttataaaaatatatcaaattaataaaaaatttagactttacaaaaatttaaaaatataatatttttaaaaaataatatagtataatgttatttttaattaataataatattatatattttccttattattaaaattaaacaattcaatttaatatatttttttattatactaataacaaaaaaaatattatatttatacatCTAATATTAGTCCTCTCGAGTTTTGGTGGTTAGTCCTCTCTTGACTGGACTCTTCAAGGTGtggtcattattattattattattcagatattgttttcaattttttattttaactttgattacttttaaattatttaattatcattttctttaaaattattttgaaacaATTATATTTGTAATTTACCATTCTAACAATAGTATTCTGTTATAAATCTTTATttcaagtatttttatttttatgatttaatttatttttttgttaaaaataaaaaataaaataaaatttttatgtgaAATATTTTAAAATCTTTTGACATGCTAATTCATTTTTTGGTTTTTAATTaagtaaattttttaattagaataaGAAACGCTTAAAACacctaaataaaaatttaaagggaACTCAAGCAAGAGCTAAAATGTTTtagataacaataataataataataataataacctagaatatagtaaaaaaaaaattagtatggTTAGACTTTTCATAATATATACgtaaaattattaattagtcAATGTGTGAATTTGATTTATaagtaataaataattaaatttgatttactcttaaattttaatgtaattataatatatttaatttatttttaataattaaaattattatagtaaTGTGTATATGCATTATttttctataatatatataaatgtacgAAGGAGGAAGAATactgaaatttttaaaaatattcataataatttagtattataacaatgaagaattaaatttaataagctatataatttaaaatcaattataataataaacaattaaatttaattaacttttgaaaattaaaattgatggAATCAAATTCTAGAgaataaattgttttttttttaaataaagaaaaaaagaaacgGACAAATTTATAGTTTTAAACatatcttaaaa includes:
- the LOC131172498 gene encoding disease resistance-like protein DSC1; protein product: MASSSSFSSCALAPRLKKHDVFISFYGKDIREGFLSHLQKELKQNQIYAFVDENLERGEDILSSLLAKIEESYVSIVIFSENYAYSSWCLDELVKILECNIERKQIIIPVFYGINPTHVQELEGSYCDAIVKHKKESNNNSNKLDAWISALKKISNLSSFVAENIKPDSKLIEQIVNHTLKKLDDLVISSDYWNDGLVGINSRVKDVEELLCLELVDVRRIGIWGMGGIGKTTIASKIFERIWNQFQGRCFIANGYPLFCPLLSRESSHNKKILIILDDVSDVTLVSIDFLIGKHVVIGSGSRIIVTSRDKQLLKNVGTEIYKVKKLNDHEALELFSFHAFKQNFVKKEFMKLSRKAIDYASGNPLALKVLGSNLFEKTLEEWEDKLRN
- the LOC131172497 gene encoding disease resistance-like protein DSC1 encodes the protein MGKDIVGEEKEIGKRSRLCNSKDIYKVLTKDVATERVEGISANMSEIRYMELSSTAFKLEVLDFEGRTKLVEIPLSKGCLCQLRELQLKSCMSLKSIPSSIGESKFLHELDFGGCSKLASLPDTICNLKSLTTLKVSGCVNLNGLPENLGNLESLKWLCADESGITKLPSSKNQLRHLEALDCSRCKGLILPSLTGLSRLGYLTLNNCQMLQLHDSLGSLTSLETINLRGNNIEFIPESIKQLSMLRKLDLRDCKRLKYLPELSLSSLINLYASNCTSLESASIVFPLPENNHWFRHLYFSNSISLDEGACRKIIENVLAANHLRPNYGGARLQIAGSEAPQRIRYQNKRGSSLSFSLDRHDLMGLSFFAVLEPKIHPSIVYTKIGCMALFTSESGCSRHDKFYMSWYDYQLKFQSENVFLWRSSISLDSNECFSKASFQFFTEYYDNDGADKVRSEDVIVKCGVHPIFKHKRGKIEMRGTRKSNQLSFKD